Part of the Paenibacillus sp. FSL R7-0273 genome is shown below.
TGCGTCCTGCAAGCATCCTCGCATAAAAAAGCCCCCGCCAAAAAATAAGCAGAAGCTTTGCATCCTCATTATTCACCTTAAAATCCCCGCACAGCCTACCGGTTCAAAATCACATTCACTTCCTCAGCCAGCTTATCCAGGCTCTCCTGAATGTTCAGGTTCTCCAGCCAGATTTCGTTGATCCGGCCGCCCATCAGGTCCTCGATCTCGTGGTATGCGCCGGTCATTGGACGCATTTTGCTGAATTCGAGCTGGTCGGAAGCTACCTGGTAGCCGGGGAATGCCGCGATCGTTTCTTTCATCAGGTCCGTATCCAGTGAAGACAGGCGGGTCGGCAGGTAGCCGGTGTTGGCAGAAGCGTAAGCAGCCTGCTCCGTATCGGACAGCCATTTCATGAATTCGAAGGCAGCCGCTTTTTCCTGATCCGATCCGGTATTAGCCAGGTACGTATTGGAGCCGCCCACCGGCACGCCACGCTTACCGTCGTCTCCTGTTGGAATCATGGACACGCCAAGCTCAAGCCCGCTCTGCTGTGCCATACCTGCAAACGTTTTGTAGCCGCCGATACTGGCAAAGATCAGCGCCGTGCTTGGCTTGGCAATCGCGGCATAGAAAGCATCTGAATCGGTAACGCCCAGCACTTTAACCAGTCCTTTGGACTCCAGCTCCTCAATGAAGGTAATCAGCTTAACCGCACCTGCGCTGTTGATATTCGATTCCGTTTCTTCCGCATTAACAACCGTAGTCCCCGAGTACGAATGCAGCAGCGC
Proteins encoded:
- a CDS encoding ABC transporter substrate-binding protein; the protein is MSMWKKKVLPLMMTVPVTMGLAGCAQTDAEVFAAPYEKGEQTIELQFWTSAVEEVNQALVDQFNETKGAELNIHVNAEYQGDYWEMQQKVNAAAIAGTLPNVFVDEVAMTKGFADNDIIVNLEPYIKATDFDRSDFQIGDLGNLYVGEDLYAFPHMRSVPVMYVNKTLAAKAGLDANGPATFAELEAYLQAAHDATGEPPMYLFNYDFWVMEALLHSYSGTTVVNAEETESNINSAGAVKLITFIEELESKGLVKVLGVTDSDAFYAAIAKPSTALIFASIGGYKTFAGMAQQSGLELGVSMIPTGDDGKRGVPVGGSNTYLANTGSDQEKAAAFEFMKWLSDTEQAAYASANTGYLPTRLSSLDTDLMKETIAAFPGYQVASDQLEFSKMRPMTGAYHEIEDLMGGRINEIWLENLNIQESLDKLAEEVNVILNR